A single window of Salminus brasiliensis chromosome 18, fSalBra1.hap2, whole genome shotgun sequence DNA harbors:
- the jam3b gene encoding junctional adhesion molecule 3B: MYRYTQHYIHSKMALTRLPCVLALLSVHCYVSILAVILKTTNNAPWANEYESIELSCLIESISTNQPRIEWKKIKNGEPSYVYFGGQIAGDLVKRAHIREPASLVILNATRSDTALYRCEVTAPDDQKTFDEVLINLNIRVKPVIPTCAVPKSVPVGKSAELSCVEHEGFPKSQYQWFRNKEEIPEDPKSSPRFLNSSYVLNGDTGTLKFSAVRKEDAGEYYCRAKNEAGVSECNPQMMEVYDINVAGIILGVLVVVVVLLCITVGICCAYRRGYFASQKQTGSNYKTPGKGDGVDYVRTEDEGDFRHKSSFVI; encoded by the exons GCTATGTCAGCATCTTGGCAGTGATTTTGAAAACCACAAACAATGCACCATGGGCCAACGAGTATGAAT CAATTGAGCTGTCTTGCCTGATAGAGTCAATCTCCACAAACCAACCCAGAATAGAATGGAAGAAGATTAAGAATGGAGAACCAAGTTATGTCTATTTCGGAGGGCAGATAGCAG GTGATTTAGTGAAACGAGCACATATTCGAGAGCCTGCATCATTAGTCATTTTAAATGCAACAAGATCAGACACTGCACTTTACCGCTGTGAAGTCACTGCCCCCGATGACCAGAAAACCTTCGATGAGGTTTTGATCAATCTCAACATAAGAG TAAAACCAGTGATACCAACATGCGCTGTGCCCAAGTCGGTCCCAGTGGGGAAGTCAGCAGAGTTGTCCTGCGTGGAGCACGAGGGCTTCCCCAAGTCCCAGTACCAGTGGTTCCGCAACAAGGAGGAGATCCCAGAGGACCCTAAGAGCAGCCCCAGGTTTCTCAACTCGTCCTACGTGTTGAATGGGGATACAGGCACACTG AAATTCAGCGCTGTGAGAAAAGAGGATGCTGGAGAATACTACTGCAGAGCTAAAAACGAGGCAGGGGTCTCTGAGTGCAACCCGCAGATGATGGAAGTCT ATGACATTAACGTTGCTGGCATCATTCTGGGCGTgctggtggtagtggtggttcTCTTGTGTATAACAGTGGGCATCTGCTGCGCATACAGAAGAGGCTATTTTGCTAGCCAGAAGCAGACGGGAAGCAA ttACAAAACTCCAGGGAAGGGTGATGGAGTGGATTATGTCAGAACAGAAGATGAG GGGGATTTCCGACACAAATCCTCGTTCGTCATCTGA